One Vespa velutina chromosome 19, iVesVel2.1, whole genome shotgun sequence DNA segment encodes these proteins:
- the LOC124955900 gene encoding cysteine and histidine-rich protein 1 homolog, with protein sequence MNMAEPSNEAASSSSVSEQAASVAPMRDELEKVEDFLEPDKKRRKQVRGDGKTEQKLEHRLGGILCCAVCLDLPRAAVYQCTNGHLMCAGCFTHVLADARLRDELATCPNCRIEISKTSASRNLAVEKAVSELPAECQYCAKEFPRNSLERHEETMCEERISSCKYSRIGCPWRGPNHEGPEHEAHCVHPHRTGADVMEALRDIDARTLEERRLYDNVFDLLSYEKITFNDLQMKPYRTDEFVHKLFYETSRFTAFNNQWVVKARINNSQRDPTQSSERDITYQLILKTKTTYPLPLHYLILKGPFGDMKVQPRIHRFEFTEQDNESPYLPIPLPDTAECNRLLAAKAISFRLIMFLASK encoded by the exons ATGAACATGGCGGAGCCGAGCAACGAGGCTGCCTCCTCGAGCAGCGTTTCAGAGCAGGCCGCGTCGGTTGCACCGATGCGAGACGAGCTTGAAAAGGTCGAGGATTTCCTCGAGCCCGACAAGAAGCGTCGTAAGCAGGTGCGCGGCGATGGGAAAACCGAGCAGAAGTTGGAGCACCGATTGGGCGGCATCCTCTGCTGCGCAGTTTGTCTTGATCTGCCCAGGGCGGCCGTCTATCAG TGTACTAATGGACACTTGATGTGTGCTGGTTGCTTCACTCATGTCCTCGCAGATGCCAGGCTACGAGATGAATTGGCTACCTGTCCTAACTGCAGAATTGAAATCAGCAAAACGTCTGCATCACGAAATTTGGCAGTTGAAAAAGCGGTATCCGAATTGCCGGCAGAATGTCAATATTGCGCCAAGGAGTTCCCACGGAATTCCTTGGAACGTCACGAAGAAACGATGTGCGAGGAgag GATATCCAGTTGCAAATACAGTAGGATCGGTTGCCCATGGCGAGGACCAAATCATGAAGGACCAGAGCACGAAGCACATTGCGTTCATCCTCATCGCACTGGGGCAGATGTTATGGAAGCTTTACGCGACATTGATGCTCGTACTTTAGAAGAACGTAGGCTCTATGACAATGTCTTTGATCTTTTGTCCTACGAAAAAATCACTTTCAATG atTTACAAATGAAGCCGTACCGTACCGATGAATTTGTTCATAAATTGTTTTACGAAACGTCTCGTTTCACGGCATTCAATAATCAATGGGTTGTGAAAGCGAGGATCAACAATAGCCAACGCGATCCTACTCAAAGTTCTGAACGCGATATAACTTATCAG TTGATCCTGAAAACGAAAACGACATATCCATTACCCCTGCACTATTTGATATTGAAAGGACCCTTTGGTGATATGAAAGTACAGCCAAGAATTCATAGATTTGAATTCACGGAACAAGACAACGAAAGTCCATATTTGCCTATACCATTACCAGATACGGCAGAGTGTAATAGACTTCTTGCTGCAAAAGCAATTAGTTTCAG gtTAATAATGTTCCTGGCAtctaaataa
- the LOC124955892 gene encoding calcium-independent phospholipase A2-gamma-like isoform X3, with the protein MSLNRPIAHCHRCISLTRQLTDSATGKGSQKQITDLWKKLFLSVRNIRKENMSMQNHSKLFAQIKDYLNKFGYEKNLHIILSKYWIELVQKIAYIQGDTIRKLLFIGAQRESDKIIKEEKNNFETSKSVLTVTTEREEEINEKTIIDNRKLVQKLIESPTVQKDDFKLSNTNVKLHLKELSYLPQIFTALILKLTNKAKESGLTSTPKWKINVNSNISKHSIISRTRHVLSSIVNAESSASKCRRIEDLLAHIDRYPEARHYAIKEGAISTLLRIRQTNNDEKIKGSIRESLAIMGYNDPPTGRGIRILSIDGGGIRGVLVIEMLKKLEELTGKKTHEMFDYICGVSTGAIIATTLGGLKRKSLDEVSDLYKEMSTKVFTQSAIKGTSSLVWSHAYYDTALWEKLLRETIGDKPLIKTNRDPNSPKFSAISAVVNHERVMAYVFRNYTLPHRIESQYMGSHKHALWEAARASAAAPSYFEEFKHGEYLHQDGGILVNNPCAVAIHEAKQLWPNSSIQCVISFGTGRTPNRISDTDSTSVEVAISSWKEKFYKILDSATDTEAVHTMLNDLLPDHVYFRFNPYLTEMLSMVEIRPEKVTQLEQDARMYIRRNEEKFEKAAMALSQTRSMQQKLLDWITLQKRIAGL; encoded by the exons ATGTCGCTAAACAGGCCTATTGCACACTGCCATCGATGTATATCTCTGacaag ACAATTGACAGATAGCGCGACAGGTAAAGGTTCTCAAAAACAGATAACAGATTTGTGgaaaaaacttttcttatcCGTAAGGAACATAAGGAAGGAAAACATGTCAATGCAAAATCATTCAAAACTGTTTGCTcagataaaagattatttaaacaaatttggTTATGAGAAAAATCTTCATATCATTTTGTCCAAATATTGGATCGAATTGGTACAAAAGATAGCATATATCCAGGGAGATaccattagaaaattattatttattgggGCTCAGAGAGAAtcggataaaataataaaagaagagaaaaataattttgaaacgtCAAAAAGTGTTCTTACGGTAACAACGGAAcgggaagaagaaattaacgaaaaGACCATTATTGACAATAGAAAGCTCGTACAAAAGCTGATAGAAAGTCCGACAGTTCAAAAg GATGATTTTAAGCTGAGCAATACTAACGTTAAGTTACATTTAAAAGAGTTATCTTATTTGCCGCAAATTTTTACTgctttaatattgaaattaacgaACAAGGCAAAAGAGAGCGGTTTAACATCTACGCCAAAGTGGAAGATAAACGTTAACAGTAATATTTCAAAGCATAGTATTATTTCGAGAACGCGACATGTATTGAGCAGTATTGTAAACGCCGAGTCGAGTGCCTCAAAGTGCAGAAGAATTGAAGATCTATTGGCACACATTGATCGTTATCCGGAAGCTCGACATTATGCTATCAAGGAAGGAGCTATAAGTACTTTGCTAAGAATACGGCAAAcgaataatgatgaaaaaattaaag GATCAATCAGAGAATCATTAGCAATAATGGGTTATAACGATCCTCCGACTGGACGTGGAATTAGAATTCTTTCTATAGACGGAGGAGGAATTCGTGGTGTTCTCGTTAtagaaatgttaaagaaattgGAAGAATTGACTGGAAAGAAAACGCATGAGATGTTCGATTATATATGCGGTGTCAGTACAGGAGCTATTATTGCCACCACGTTAg GAGGCCTTAAGAGAAAGTCATTAGATGAAGTTTCTGACTTGTACAAGGAAATGAGTACTAAAGTGTTTACACAAAGTGCCATAAAAGGTACTAGTAGCCTGGTGTGGAGTCACGCTTATTATGATACAGCACTGTGGGAGAAATTATTACGGGAAACAATAGGTGATAAACCCCTCATAAAGACGAATCGTGATCCTAATTCCCCAAAG TTCTCAGCTATATCAGCGGTAGTTAATCATGAACGCGTAATGGCTTATGTATTCCGAAATTATACATTGCCACACAGAATTGAAAGTCAATACATGGGTTCGCATAAACATGCATTATGGGAAGCAGCAAGAGCCTCAGCAGCGGCTCCTAGCTATTTCGAAGAGTTTAAACACGGAGAATACCTTCATCAGGATGGAG GTATATTGGTAAATAATCCGTGTGCAGTAGCAATACACGAGGCAAAACAATTATGGCCGAATAGTTCAATACAATGTGTCATTTCATTTGGCACTGGAAGAACGCCAAACAGAATTTCTGATACTGATTCAACATCGGTAGAAGTAGCCATTTCAagttggaaagaaaaattctataaaatattggaTAGTGCTACCGATACCGaag cTGTACACACAATGTTGAATGATCTTCTACCTGACCACGTGTACTTTAGATTCAATCCATACCTTACTGAAATGTTATCTATGGTAGAAATAAGACCTGAGAAAGTAACTCAACTGGAGCAAGATGCAAGAATGTATATACGCaggaacgaagagaaattCGAGAAGGCTGCTATGGCATTATCTCAAACAAGATCAATGCAACAGAAATTATTGGATTGGATCactttacaaaaaagaatagcTGGTCTTTAA
- the LOC124955892 gene encoding calcium-independent phospholipase A2-gamma-like isoform X1: MSLNRPIAHCHRCISLTRQLTDSATGKGSQKQITDLWKKLFLSVRNIRKENMSMQNHSKLFAQIKDYLNKFGYEKNLHIILSKYWIELVQKIAYIQGDTIRKLLFIGAQRESDKIIKEEKNNFETSKSVLTVTTEREEEINEKTIIDNRKLVQKLIESPTVQKDDFKLSNTNVKLHLKELSYLPQIFTALILKLTNKAKESGLTSTPKWKINVNSNISKHSIISRTRHVLSSIVNAESSASKCRRIEDLLAHIDRYPEARHYAIKEGAISTLLRIRQTNNDEKIKGSIRESLAIMGYNDPPTGRGIRILSIDGGGIRGVLVIEMLKKLEELTGKKTHEMFDYICGVSTGAIIATTLAVPKESDEGGLKRKSLDEVSDLYKEMSTKVFTQSAIKGTSSLVWSHAYYDTALWEKLLRETIGDKPLIKTNRDPNSPKFSAISAVVNHERVMAYVFRNYTLPHRIESQYMGSHKHALWEAARASAAAPSYFEEFKHGEYLHQDGGILVNNPCAVAIHEAKQLWPNSSIQCVISFGTGRTPNRISDTDSTSVEVAISSWKEKFYKILDSATDTEAVHTMLNDLLPDHVYFRFNPYLTEMLSMVEIRPEKVTQLEQDARMYIRRNEEKFEKAAMALSQTRSMQQKLLDWITLQKRIAGL, translated from the exons ATGTCGCTAAACAGGCCTATTGCACACTGCCATCGATGTATATCTCTGacaag ACAATTGACAGATAGCGCGACAGGTAAAGGTTCTCAAAAACAGATAACAGATTTGTGgaaaaaacttttcttatcCGTAAGGAACATAAGGAAGGAAAACATGTCAATGCAAAATCATTCAAAACTGTTTGCTcagataaaagattatttaaacaaatttggTTATGAGAAAAATCTTCATATCATTTTGTCCAAATATTGGATCGAATTGGTACAAAAGATAGCATATATCCAGGGAGATaccattagaaaattattatttattgggGCTCAGAGAGAAtcggataaaataataaaagaagagaaaaataattttgaaacgtCAAAAAGTGTTCTTACGGTAACAACGGAAcgggaagaagaaattaacgaaaaGACCATTATTGACAATAGAAAGCTCGTACAAAAGCTGATAGAAAGTCCGACAGTTCAAAAg GATGATTTTAAGCTGAGCAATACTAACGTTAAGTTACATTTAAAAGAGTTATCTTATTTGCCGCAAATTTTTACTgctttaatattgaaattaacgaACAAGGCAAAAGAGAGCGGTTTAACATCTACGCCAAAGTGGAAGATAAACGTTAACAGTAATATTTCAAAGCATAGTATTATTTCGAGAACGCGACATGTATTGAGCAGTATTGTAAACGCCGAGTCGAGTGCCTCAAAGTGCAGAAGAATTGAAGATCTATTGGCACACATTGATCGTTATCCGGAAGCTCGACATTATGCTATCAAGGAAGGAGCTATAAGTACTTTGCTAAGAATACGGCAAAcgaataatgatgaaaaaattaaag GATCAATCAGAGAATCATTAGCAATAATGGGTTATAACGATCCTCCGACTGGACGTGGAATTAGAATTCTTTCTATAGACGGAGGAGGAATTCGTGGTGTTCTCGTTAtagaaatgttaaagaaattgGAAGAATTGACTGGAAAGAAAACGCATGAGATGTTCGATTATATATGCGGTGTCAGTACAGGAGCTATTATTGCCACCACGTTAg CTGTACCAAAGGAGTCGGATGAAG GAGGCCTTAAGAGAAAGTCATTAGATGAAGTTTCTGACTTGTACAAGGAAATGAGTACTAAAGTGTTTACACAAAGTGCCATAAAAGGTACTAGTAGCCTGGTGTGGAGTCACGCTTATTATGATACAGCACTGTGGGAGAAATTATTACGGGAAACAATAGGTGATAAACCCCTCATAAAGACGAATCGTGATCCTAATTCCCCAAAG TTCTCAGCTATATCAGCGGTAGTTAATCATGAACGCGTAATGGCTTATGTATTCCGAAATTATACATTGCCACACAGAATTGAAAGTCAATACATGGGTTCGCATAAACATGCATTATGGGAAGCAGCAAGAGCCTCAGCAGCGGCTCCTAGCTATTTCGAAGAGTTTAAACACGGAGAATACCTTCATCAGGATGGAG GTATATTGGTAAATAATCCGTGTGCAGTAGCAATACACGAGGCAAAACAATTATGGCCGAATAGTTCAATACAATGTGTCATTTCATTTGGCACTGGAAGAACGCCAAACAGAATTTCTGATACTGATTCAACATCGGTAGAAGTAGCCATTTCAagttggaaagaaaaattctataaaatattggaTAGTGCTACCGATACCGaag cTGTACACACAATGTTGAATGATCTTCTACCTGACCACGTGTACTTTAGATTCAATCCATACCTTACTGAAATGTTATCTATGGTAGAAATAAGACCTGAGAAAGTAACTCAACTGGAGCAAGATGCAAGAATGTATATACGCaggaacgaagagaaattCGAGAAGGCTGCTATGGCATTATCTCAAACAAGATCAATGCAACAGAAATTATTGGATTGGATCactttacaaaaaagaatagcTGGTCTTTAA
- the LOC124955892 gene encoding calcium-independent phospholipase A2-gamma-like isoform X4, producing MSMQNHSKLFAQIKDYLNKFGYEKNLHIILSKYWIELVQKIAYIQGDTIRKLLFIGAQRESDKIIKEEKNNFETSKSVLTVTTEREEEINEKTIIDNRKLVQKLIESPTVQKDDFKLSNTNVKLHLKELSYLPQIFTALILKLTNKAKESGLTSTPKWKINVNSNISKHSIISRTRHVLSSIVNAESSASKCRRIEDLLAHIDRYPEARHYAIKEGAISTLLRIRQTNNDEKIKGSIRESLAIMGYNDPPTGRGIRILSIDGGGIRGVLVIEMLKKLEELTGKKTHEMFDYICGVSTGAIIATTLAVPKESDEGGLKRKSLDEVSDLYKEMSTKVFTQSAIKGTSSLVWSHAYYDTALWEKLLRETIGDKPLIKTNRDPNSPKFSAISAVVNHERVMAYVFRNYTLPHRIESQYMGSHKHALWEAARASAAAPSYFEEFKHGEYLHQDGGILVNNPCAVAIHEAKQLWPNSSIQCVISFGTGRTPNRISDTDSTSVEVAISSWKEKFYKILDSATDTEAVHTMLNDLLPDHVYFRFNPYLTEMLSMVEIRPEKVTQLEQDARMYIRRNEEKFEKAAMALSQTRSMQQKLLDWITLQKRIAGL from the exons ATGTCAATGCAAAATCATTCAAAACTGTTTGCTcagataaaagattatttaaacaaatttggTTATGAGAAAAATCTTCATATCATTTTGTCCAAATATTGGATCGAATTGGTACAAAAGATAGCATATATCCAGGGAGATaccattagaaaattattatttattgggGCTCAGAGAGAAtcggataaaataataaaagaagagaaaaataattttgaaacgtCAAAAAGTGTTCTTACGGTAACAACGGAAcgggaagaagaaattaacgaaaaGACCATTATTGACAATAGAAAGCTCGTACAAAAGCTGATAGAAAGTCCGACAGTTCAAAAg GATGATTTTAAGCTGAGCAATACTAACGTTAAGTTACATTTAAAAGAGTTATCTTATTTGCCGCAAATTTTTACTgctttaatattgaaattaacgaACAAGGCAAAAGAGAGCGGTTTAACATCTACGCCAAAGTGGAAGATAAACGTTAACAGTAATATTTCAAAGCATAGTATTATTTCGAGAACGCGACATGTATTGAGCAGTATTGTAAACGCCGAGTCGAGTGCCTCAAAGTGCAGAAGAATTGAAGATCTATTGGCACACATTGATCGTTATCCGGAAGCTCGACATTATGCTATCAAGGAAGGAGCTATAAGTACTTTGCTAAGAATACGGCAAAcgaataatgatgaaaaaattaaag GATCAATCAGAGAATCATTAGCAATAATGGGTTATAACGATCCTCCGACTGGACGTGGAATTAGAATTCTTTCTATAGACGGAGGAGGAATTCGTGGTGTTCTCGTTAtagaaatgttaaagaaattgGAAGAATTGACTGGAAAGAAAACGCATGAGATGTTCGATTATATATGCGGTGTCAGTACAGGAGCTATTATTGCCACCACGTTAg CTGTACCAAAGGAGTCGGATGAAG GAGGCCTTAAGAGAAAGTCATTAGATGAAGTTTCTGACTTGTACAAGGAAATGAGTACTAAAGTGTTTACACAAAGTGCCATAAAAGGTACTAGTAGCCTGGTGTGGAGTCACGCTTATTATGATACAGCACTGTGGGAGAAATTATTACGGGAAACAATAGGTGATAAACCCCTCATAAAGACGAATCGTGATCCTAATTCCCCAAAG TTCTCAGCTATATCAGCGGTAGTTAATCATGAACGCGTAATGGCTTATGTATTCCGAAATTATACATTGCCACACAGAATTGAAAGTCAATACATGGGTTCGCATAAACATGCATTATGGGAAGCAGCAAGAGCCTCAGCAGCGGCTCCTAGCTATTTCGAAGAGTTTAAACACGGAGAATACCTTCATCAGGATGGAG GTATATTGGTAAATAATCCGTGTGCAGTAGCAATACACGAGGCAAAACAATTATGGCCGAATAGTTCAATACAATGTGTCATTTCATTTGGCACTGGAAGAACGCCAAACAGAATTTCTGATACTGATTCAACATCGGTAGAAGTAGCCATTTCAagttggaaagaaaaattctataaaatattggaTAGTGCTACCGATACCGaag cTGTACACACAATGTTGAATGATCTTCTACCTGACCACGTGTACTTTAGATTCAATCCATACCTTACTGAAATGTTATCTATGGTAGAAATAAGACCTGAGAAAGTAACTCAACTGGAGCAAGATGCAAGAATGTATATACGCaggaacgaagagaaattCGAGAAGGCTGCTATGGCATTATCTCAAACAAGATCAATGCAACAGAAATTATTGGATTGGATCactttacaaaaaagaatagcTGGTCTTTAA
- the LOC124955892 gene encoding calcium-independent phospholipase A2-gamma-like isoform X2, with translation MANIKVEKLFRTFLDRRQLTDSATGKGSQKQITDLWKKLFLSVRNIRKENMSMQNHSKLFAQIKDYLNKFGYEKNLHIILSKYWIELVQKIAYIQGDTIRKLLFIGAQRESDKIIKEEKNNFETSKSVLTVTTEREEEINEKTIIDNRKLVQKLIESPTVQKDDFKLSNTNVKLHLKELSYLPQIFTALILKLTNKAKESGLTSTPKWKINVNSNISKHSIISRTRHVLSSIVNAESSASKCRRIEDLLAHIDRYPEARHYAIKEGAISTLLRIRQTNNDEKIKGSIRESLAIMGYNDPPTGRGIRILSIDGGGIRGVLVIEMLKKLEELTGKKTHEMFDYICGVSTGAIIATTLAVPKESDEGGLKRKSLDEVSDLYKEMSTKVFTQSAIKGTSSLVWSHAYYDTALWEKLLRETIGDKPLIKTNRDPNSPKFSAISAVVNHERVMAYVFRNYTLPHRIESQYMGSHKHALWEAARASAAAPSYFEEFKHGEYLHQDGGILVNNPCAVAIHEAKQLWPNSSIQCVISFGTGRTPNRISDTDSTSVEVAISSWKEKFYKILDSATDTEAVHTMLNDLLPDHVYFRFNPYLTEMLSMVEIRPEKVTQLEQDARMYIRRNEEKFEKAAMALSQTRSMQQKLLDWITLQKRIAGL, from the exons atggCGAATATTAAGGTAGAAAAAC tGTTTCGTACCTTTTTGGATCGCAGACAATTGACAGATAGCGCGACAGGTAAAGGTTCTCAAAAACAGATAACAGATTTGTGgaaaaaacttttcttatcCGTAAGGAACATAAGGAAGGAAAACATGTCAATGCAAAATCATTCAAAACTGTTTGCTcagataaaagattatttaaacaaatttggTTATGAGAAAAATCTTCATATCATTTTGTCCAAATATTGGATCGAATTGGTACAAAAGATAGCATATATCCAGGGAGATaccattagaaaattattatttattgggGCTCAGAGAGAAtcggataaaataataaaagaagagaaaaataattttgaaacgtCAAAAAGTGTTCTTACGGTAACAACGGAAcgggaagaagaaattaacgaaaaGACCATTATTGACAATAGAAAGCTCGTACAAAAGCTGATAGAAAGTCCGACAGTTCAAAAg GATGATTTTAAGCTGAGCAATACTAACGTTAAGTTACATTTAAAAGAGTTATCTTATTTGCCGCAAATTTTTACTgctttaatattgaaattaacgaACAAGGCAAAAGAGAGCGGTTTAACATCTACGCCAAAGTGGAAGATAAACGTTAACAGTAATATTTCAAAGCATAGTATTATTTCGAGAACGCGACATGTATTGAGCAGTATTGTAAACGCCGAGTCGAGTGCCTCAAAGTGCAGAAGAATTGAAGATCTATTGGCACACATTGATCGTTATCCGGAAGCTCGACATTATGCTATCAAGGAAGGAGCTATAAGTACTTTGCTAAGAATACGGCAAAcgaataatgatgaaaaaattaaag GATCAATCAGAGAATCATTAGCAATAATGGGTTATAACGATCCTCCGACTGGACGTGGAATTAGAATTCTTTCTATAGACGGAGGAGGAATTCGTGGTGTTCTCGTTAtagaaatgttaaagaaattgGAAGAATTGACTGGAAAGAAAACGCATGAGATGTTCGATTATATATGCGGTGTCAGTACAGGAGCTATTATTGCCACCACGTTAg CTGTACCAAAGGAGTCGGATGAAG GAGGCCTTAAGAGAAAGTCATTAGATGAAGTTTCTGACTTGTACAAGGAAATGAGTACTAAAGTGTTTACACAAAGTGCCATAAAAGGTACTAGTAGCCTGGTGTGGAGTCACGCTTATTATGATACAGCACTGTGGGAGAAATTATTACGGGAAACAATAGGTGATAAACCCCTCATAAAGACGAATCGTGATCCTAATTCCCCAAAG TTCTCAGCTATATCAGCGGTAGTTAATCATGAACGCGTAATGGCTTATGTATTCCGAAATTATACATTGCCACACAGAATTGAAAGTCAATACATGGGTTCGCATAAACATGCATTATGGGAAGCAGCAAGAGCCTCAGCAGCGGCTCCTAGCTATTTCGAAGAGTTTAAACACGGAGAATACCTTCATCAGGATGGAG GTATATTGGTAAATAATCCGTGTGCAGTAGCAATACACGAGGCAAAACAATTATGGCCGAATAGTTCAATACAATGTGTCATTTCATTTGGCACTGGAAGAACGCCAAACAGAATTTCTGATACTGATTCAACATCGGTAGAAGTAGCCATTTCAagttggaaagaaaaattctataaaatattggaTAGTGCTACCGATACCGaag cTGTACACACAATGTTGAATGATCTTCTACCTGACCACGTGTACTTTAGATTCAATCCATACCTTACTGAAATGTTATCTATGGTAGAAATAAGACCTGAGAAAGTAACTCAACTGGAGCAAGATGCAAGAATGTATATACGCaggaacgaagagaaattCGAGAAGGCTGCTATGGCATTATCTCAAACAAGATCAATGCAACAGAAATTATTGGATTGGATCactttacaaaaaagaatagcTGGTCTTTAA